From a single Rhinolophus ferrumequinum isolate MPI-CBG mRhiFer1 chromosome 15, mRhiFer1_v1.p, whole genome shotgun sequence genomic region:
- the TSHZ3 gene encoding teashirt homolog 3 isoform X1, with the protein MPRRKQQAPRRAAAYVCDELKAAALVGEDAEPEESTADGEPAAKYACPEQEPGRACPSYQNSPAAEFSGHDMDSESHISETSDRMADFESGSVKNEEESKDAVAPPEDTGMSDSLEQMKAVYNNFLSKSYWSSLSLHLHPPPADKNGGGGGSSSSSSSSSCGSGSFDWHQSAMAKTLQQVSQGRVLPEPSLFSTVQLYRQSSKLYGSIFTGASKFRCKDCSAAYDTLVQLTVHMNETGHYRDDNQEADADNPRRWSKPRKRSLLEMEGKEDAQKVLKCMYCGHSFESLQDLSVHMIKTKHYQKVPLKEPVTPVAAKILPAARRKAPLELEPPSSPDSAGGTPKAALSDAGDMLPKAASPYITPNNRYGHQNGASYAWHFEARKSQILKCMECGSSHDSLQELTAHMMVTGHFIKVTNSAMKKGKPIMEAPVTPTVTTLLDDKVQSVPLAATTFTSPSHTPASASPKLHVEVKKEVDKEKAPPEETAKEKACEEEDKYDVPSKYHYLTESDLEESPKGGLDILKSLENTVTSAINKAQNGTPSWGGYPSIHAAYQLPNMMKLSLGSSAKSAPLKPTFGSSDILCPPKSQSLVSPPSSQTSPMPKTNFHAMEELVKKVTEKVARVEEKMKEPEGSLSPPKRATPSPCSSDVSEPSKREAPSDRGCRSQEDSPSPQREGGREGSPPAEPVANGQELAQPAPSGLSSSTAIITEHPPEQPFVNPLSALQSVMNIHLGKAAKPALPVLDPMSMLFKMSNSLAEKAAVATPPPPPSKKAEPLDRYFYHVSNDQPIDLTKGKSDKGCSVGSVLLSPTSTSAATSSSPVTTAKASAVVSFVSSSPLRENALSDISDMLKNLTETHASKSSTPSSASEKSDADGPTLEEAEEATPAQKRKGRQSNWNPQHLLILQAQFAASLRQTPEGKYVMSDLSPQERMHVSRFTGLSMTTISHWLANVKYQLRRTGGTKFLKNLDTGHPVFFCNDCASQIRTPSTYISHLESHLGFRLRDLSKLSTEQLNNQIAQTKSPSEKLMTSSPEEDLGTSYQCKLCNRTFASKHAVKLHLSKTHGKSPEDHLLYVCELEKQ; encoded by the coding sequence CCTATGTTTGCGATGAGCTAAAGGCTGCCGCCCTGGTGGGCGAAGACGCAGAGCCCGAGGAGAGTACGGCCGACGGGGAGCCCGCGGCCAAGTACGCGTGCCCCGAGCAGGAGCCGGGCAGGGCCTGCCCCAGCTACCAGAACTCACCGGCCGCTGAGTTTTCTGGCCACGACATGGACAGCGAGTCGCACATCAGCGAGACCAGTGACCGCATGGCTGACTTTGAAAGTGGCTCCGTCAAGAACGAGGAGGAGAGCAAGGACGCTGTGGCCCCGCCGGAGGACACGGGCATGTCAGACAGCCTGGAGCAGATGAAGGCCGTGTACAACAACTTCCTGTCCAAGTCCTACTGGTCCAGCCTCAGCCTCCATCTGCACCCGCCCCCCGCCGACAAgaacggcggcggcggcggcagcagcagcagcagcagcagcagcagctgtggcAGTGGCAGCTTCGACTGGCACCAGAGCGCCATGGCCAAGACACTGCAGCAGGTGTCGCAGGGACGCGTGCTGCCCGAGCCCAGCCTCTTCAGCACGGTGCAGCTGTACCGGCAGAGCAGCAAGCTCTACGGCTCCATCTTCACGGGCGCCAGCAAGTTCCGCTGCAAGGACTGCAGTGCCGCCTACGACACGCTGGTGCAGCTGACGGTGCACATGAACGAGACGGGCCACTACCGCGACGACAACCAGGAGGCCGACGCCGACAACCCGCGCCGCTGGTCCAAGCCGCGCAAGCGCTCCCTGCTGGAGATGGAGGGCAAGGAGGACGCCCAGAAGGTGCTCAAGTGCATGTACTGTGGCCACTCGTTCGAGTCCCTGCAGGACCTGAGCGTGCACATGATCAAGACCAAACACTACCAGAAAGTGCCTCTGAAGGAGCCCGTCACGCCCGTCGCCGCCAAGATCCTCCCGGCTGCTCGCAGGAAAGCGCCCCTGGAGCTGGAGCCGCCCAGCTCCCCGGACTCCGCGGGTGGCACCCCCAAGGCGGCTCTGTCGGACGCAGGCGACATGCTGCCCAAGGCCGCCAGCCCCTACATCACGCCCAACAACCGCTACGGCCACCAGAACGGCGCCAGCTACGCGTGGCACTTCGAGGCCCGCAAGTCCCAGATCCTCAAGTGCATGGAGTGCGGCAGCTCCCACGACTCGCTGCAGGAGCTCACGGCCCACATGATGGTCACCGGCCACTTCATCAAGGTCACGAACTCGGCCATGAAGAAGGGGAAGCCCATCATGGAGGCACCCGTCACGCCCACCGTCACGACCCTGCTGGACGACAAGGTGCAGTCCGTGCCGCTGGCCGCCACCACCTTCACGTCCCCGTCCCACACTCCAGCCAGCGCATCCCCAAAGCTTCACGTGGAGGTCAAGAAGGAAGTGGACAAGGAGAAGGCGCCCCCTGAGGAGACAGCCAAGGAGAAGGCCTGTGAGGAGGAGGACAAGTACGACGTCCCCTCCAAGTACCACTACCTGACTGAAAGCGACTTGGAGGAGAGTCCCAAGGGGGGCCTGGACATCCTCAAGTCCCTGGAGAACACCGTGACGTCTGCCATCAACAAGGCTCAGAACGGCACCCCCAGCTGGGGGGGCTACCCCAGCATCCACGCTGCCTACCAGCTCCCCAACATGATGAAGCTGTCCCTGGGCTCCTCGGCGAAAAGCGCACCCCTGAAACCCACGTTCGGCAGCAGCGACAtcctgtgtccccccaaaagccAGAGCCTCGTGTCTCCACCCAGTAGCCAGACGTCACCCATGCCCAAAACAAACTTCCACGCCATGGAGGAGCTGGTGAAAAAAGTCACCGAGAAAGTGGCCAGAGtggaggagaaaatgaaggaGCCAGAGGGCTCGCTTTCTCCGCCCAAGCGGGCCACCCCGTCCCCCTGCAGCAGCGACGTCAGCGAGCCCAGCAAGAGGGAGGCGCCCAGCGACAGGGGCTGCCGCAGCCAGGAGgacagccccagcccccagcgggAGGGCGGCAGGGAGGGCAGCCCCCCGGCAGAGCCCGTGGCCAACGGCCAGGAGCTGGCGCAGCCCGCGCCCAGCGGCCTGAGCAGCAGCACGGCCATCATCACTGAGCACCCGCCGGAGCAGCCGTTCGTGAACCCGCTGAGCGCCCTGCAGTCGGTCATGAACATCCACCTGGGCAAGGCCGCCAAGCCCGCCCTGCCCGTCCTGGACCCCATGAGCATGCTCTTCAAGATGAGCAACAGCCTGGCCGAGAAGGCGGCCGTGGCCACGCCGCCGCCCCCGCCGTCCAAGAAGGCCGAGCCGCTGGACCGCTACTTCTACCACGTCAGCAACGACCAGCCCATAGACCTGACGAAAGGGAAGAGTGACAAGGGCTGCTCTGTGGGCTCGGTGCTTCTGTCTCCCACGTCCACGTCCGCGGCGACCTCCTCCTCCCCGGTGACCACAGCGAAAGCGTCCGCCGTCGTGTCGTTCGTGTCCAGCTCGCCGCTGCGCGAGAACGCCTTGTCAGACATTTCCGACATGCTCAAGAACTTGACGGAGACCCACGCGTCCAAGTCCTCCACGCCGTCCAGCGCCTCCGAGAAGTCGGACGCCGACGGGCCCACGCTGGAGGAGGCTGAGGAGGCGACGCCCGCCCAGAAGCGGAAGGGCCGCCAGTCCAACTGGAACCCGCAGCACCTGCTCATCCTGCAGGCGCAGTTCGCCGCCAGCCTCCGGCAGACGCCCGAGGGCAAGTACGTCATGTCGGACCTGAGCCCGCAGGAGCGCATGCACGTCTCCAGGTTCACAGGGCTGTCCATGACCACCATCAGCCACTGGCTGGCCAATGTCAAGTACCAGCTGCGGAGGACAGGGGGGACCAAGTTCCTCAAGAACTTGGACACGGGCCACCCCGTGTTCTTTTGTAATGACTGTGCGTCCCAAATCAGGACTCCTTCCACCTACATCAGTCACCTGGAGTCTCACCTGGGCTTCCGGCTCCGGGACTTATCCAAACTGTCCACCGAGCAGCTTAACAATCAGATAGCACAAACGAAGTCGCCATCAGAGAAGCTGATGACGTCCTCCCCCGAGGAGGACCTGGGCACCTCCTACCAGTGCAAACTCTGCAATCGGACCTTTGCGAGCAAGCATGCTGTGAAACTTCACCTTAGCAAAACCCACGGCAAGTCCCCGGAAGACCACCTCCTGTACGTCTGTGAGCTAGAGAAGCAGTAG
- the TSHZ3 gene encoding teashirt homolog 3 isoform X2, translated as MDSESHISETSDRMADFESGSVKNEEESKDAVAPPEDTGMSDSLEQMKAVYNNFLSKSYWSSLSLHLHPPPADKNGGGGGSSSSSSSSSCGSGSFDWHQSAMAKTLQQVSQGRVLPEPSLFSTVQLYRQSSKLYGSIFTGASKFRCKDCSAAYDTLVQLTVHMNETGHYRDDNQEADADNPRRWSKPRKRSLLEMEGKEDAQKVLKCMYCGHSFESLQDLSVHMIKTKHYQKVPLKEPVTPVAAKILPAARRKAPLELEPPSSPDSAGGTPKAALSDAGDMLPKAASPYITPNNRYGHQNGASYAWHFEARKSQILKCMECGSSHDSLQELTAHMMVTGHFIKVTNSAMKKGKPIMEAPVTPTVTTLLDDKVQSVPLAATTFTSPSHTPASASPKLHVEVKKEVDKEKAPPEETAKEKACEEEDKYDVPSKYHYLTESDLEESPKGGLDILKSLENTVTSAINKAQNGTPSWGGYPSIHAAYQLPNMMKLSLGSSAKSAPLKPTFGSSDILCPPKSQSLVSPPSSQTSPMPKTNFHAMEELVKKVTEKVARVEEKMKEPEGSLSPPKRATPSPCSSDVSEPSKREAPSDRGCRSQEDSPSPQREGGREGSPPAEPVANGQELAQPAPSGLSSSTAIITEHPPEQPFVNPLSALQSVMNIHLGKAAKPALPVLDPMSMLFKMSNSLAEKAAVATPPPPPSKKAEPLDRYFYHVSNDQPIDLTKGKSDKGCSVGSVLLSPTSTSAATSSSPVTTAKASAVVSFVSSSPLRENALSDISDMLKNLTETHASKSSTPSSASEKSDADGPTLEEAEEATPAQKRKGRQSNWNPQHLLILQAQFAASLRQTPEGKYVMSDLSPQERMHVSRFTGLSMTTISHWLANVKYQLRRTGGTKFLKNLDTGHPVFFCNDCASQIRTPSTYISHLESHLGFRLRDLSKLSTEQLNNQIAQTKSPSEKLMTSSPEEDLGTSYQCKLCNRTFASKHAVKLHLSKTHGKSPEDHLLYVCELEKQ; from the coding sequence ATGGACAGCGAGTCGCACATCAGCGAGACCAGTGACCGCATGGCTGACTTTGAAAGTGGCTCCGTCAAGAACGAGGAGGAGAGCAAGGACGCTGTGGCCCCGCCGGAGGACACGGGCATGTCAGACAGCCTGGAGCAGATGAAGGCCGTGTACAACAACTTCCTGTCCAAGTCCTACTGGTCCAGCCTCAGCCTCCATCTGCACCCGCCCCCCGCCGACAAgaacggcggcggcggcggcagcagcagcagcagcagcagcagcagctgtggcAGTGGCAGCTTCGACTGGCACCAGAGCGCCATGGCCAAGACACTGCAGCAGGTGTCGCAGGGACGCGTGCTGCCCGAGCCCAGCCTCTTCAGCACGGTGCAGCTGTACCGGCAGAGCAGCAAGCTCTACGGCTCCATCTTCACGGGCGCCAGCAAGTTCCGCTGCAAGGACTGCAGTGCCGCCTACGACACGCTGGTGCAGCTGACGGTGCACATGAACGAGACGGGCCACTACCGCGACGACAACCAGGAGGCCGACGCCGACAACCCGCGCCGCTGGTCCAAGCCGCGCAAGCGCTCCCTGCTGGAGATGGAGGGCAAGGAGGACGCCCAGAAGGTGCTCAAGTGCATGTACTGTGGCCACTCGTTCGAGTCCCTGCAGGACCTGAGCGTGCACATGATCAAGACCAAACACTACCAGAAAGTGCCTCTGAAGGAGCCCGTCACGCCCGTCGCCGCCAAGATCCTCCCGGCTGCTCGCAGGAAAGCGCCCCTGGAGCTGGAGCCGCCCAGCTCCCCGGACTCCGCGGGTGGCACCCCCAAGGCGGCTCTGTCGGACGCAGGCGACATGCTGCCCAAGGCCGCCAGCCCCTACATCACGCCCAACAACCGCTACGGCCACCAGAACGGCGCCAGCTACGCGTGGCACTTCGAGGCCCGCAAGTCCCAGATCCTCAAGTGCATGGAGTGCGGCAGCTCCCACGACTCGCTGCAGGAGCTCACGGCCCACATGATGGTCACCGGCCACTTCATCAAGGTCACGAACTCGGCCATGAAGAAGGGGAAGCCCATCATGGAGGCACCCGTCACGCCCACCGTCACGACCCTGCTGGACGACAAGGTGCAGTCCGTGCCGCTGGCCGCCACCACCTTCACGTCCCCGTCCCACACTCCAGCCAGCGCATCCCCAAAGCTTCACGTGGAGGTCAAGAAGGAAGTGGACAAGGAGAAGGCGCCCCCTGAGGAGACAGCCAAGGAGAAGGCCTGTGAGGAGGAGGACAAGTACGACGTCCCCTCCAAGTACCACTACCTGACTGAAAGCGACTTGGAGGAGAGTCCCAAGGGGGGCCTGGACATCCTCAAGTCCCTGGAGAACACCGTGACGTCTGCCATCAACAAGGCTCAGAACGGCACCCCCAGCTGGGGGGGCTACCCCAGCATCCACGCTGCCTACCAGCTCCCCAACATGATGAAGCTGTCCCTGGGCTCCTCGGCGAAAAGCGCACCCCTGAAACCCACGTTCGGCAGCAGCGACAtcctgtgtccccccaaaagccAGAGCCTCGTGTCTCCACCCAGTAGCCAGACGTCACCCATGCCCAAAACAAACTTCCACGCCATGGAGGAGCTGGTGAAAAAAGTCACCGAGAAAGTGGCCAGAGtggaggagaaaatgaaggaGCCAGAGGGCTCGCTTTCTCCGCCCAAGCGGGCCACCCCGTCCCCCTGCAGCAGCGACGTCAGCGAGCCCAGCAAGAGGGAGGCGCCCAGCGACAGGGGCTGCCGCAGCCAGGAGgacagccccagcccccagcgggAGGGCGGCAGGGAGGGCAGCCCCCCGGCAGAGCCCGTGGCCAACGGCCAGGAGCTGGCGCAGCCCGCGCCCAGCGGCCTGAGCAGCAGCACGGCCATCATCACTGAGCACCCGCCGGAGCAGCCGTTCGTGAACCCGCTGAGCGCCCTGCAGTCGGTCATGAACATCCACCTGGGCAAGGCCGCCAAGCCCGCCCTGCCCGTCCTGGACCCCATGAGCATGCTCTTCAAGATGAGCAACAGCCTGGCCGAGAAGGCGGCCGTGGCCACGCCGCCGCCCCCGCCGTCCAAGAAGGCCGAGCCGCTGGACCGCTACTTCTACCACGTCAGCAACGACCAGCCCATAGACCTGACGAAAGGGAAGAGTGACAAGGGCTGCTCTGTGGGCTCGGTGCTTCTGTCTCCCACGTCCACGTCCGCGGCGACCTCCTCCTCCCCGGTGACCACAGCGAAAGCGTCCGCCGTCGTGTCGTTCGTGTCCAGCTCGCCGCTGCGCGAGAACGCCTTGTCAGACATTTCCGACATGCTCAAGAACTTGACGGAGACCCACGCGTCCAAGTCCTCCACGCCGTCCAGCGCCTCCGAGAAGTCGGACGCCGACGGGCCCACGCTGGAGGAGGCTGAGGAGGCGACGCCCGCCCAGAAGCGGAAGGGCCGCCAGTCCAACTGGAACCCGCAGCACCTGCTCATCCTGCAGGCGCAGTTCGCCGCCAGCCTCCGGCAGACGCCCGAGGGCAAGTACGTCATGTCGGACCTGAGCCCGCAGGAGCGCATGCACGTCTCCAGGTTCACAGGGCTGTCCATGACCACCATCAGCCACTGGCTGGCCAATGTCAAGTACCAGCTGCGGAGGACAGGGGGGACCAAGTTCCTCAAGAACTTGGACACGGGCCACCCCGTGTTCTTTTGTAATGACTGTGCGTCCCAAATCAGGACTCCTTCCACCTACATCAGTCACCTGGAGTCTCACCTGGGCTTCCGGCTCCGGGACTTATCCAAACTGTCCACCGAGCAGCTTAACAATCAGATAGCACAAACGAAGTCGCCATCAGAGAAGCTGATGACGTCCTCCCCCGAGGAGGACCTGGGCACCTCCTACCAGTGCAAACTCTGCAATCGGACCTTTGCGAGCAAGCATGCTGTGAAACTTCACCTTAGCAAAACCCACGGCAAGTCCCCGGAAGACCACCTCCTGTACGTCTGTGAGCTAGAGAAGCAGTAG